The genomic stretch ATAGTTGTAAAGTCTGGAACATACAAGGGACCCGTAACGGTTGACAGAAGGGTTGAACTTATCGGTGAAAGGGAACCCGTCCTTGACGGTGAGGGAAAACATCAGGTGTTGACCATAAGGGCGGACGATGTAAGGGTGGAGGGGTTTGTAATAAAAAACTCGGGCATGTCCTACAGCGAGGATATAGCTGGGCTGAAGGTTATAAATTCAAGGAATTGTGTTATAAAAAACAACAGATTTTTAAATAACTTCTTTGCCCTTTACCTTGAAAGGGTCTCGGGCTGTCTCGTGGAAGGTAATAACATAGTGGGCTTTGCAAAGACGGAGGGGTCTTCGGGCAATGGCATACATGCATGGAGCTCGGAAGGATTGATAATAAGAAAAAACTTTATAAAGGGCCATAGAGACGGCATATACTTTGAGTTTGTTAAGGATAGCCTTATAGAGGGTAATAGAAGTGAGTATAACCTGAGGTATGGTCTTCACTTTATGTTTTCCAACGATGATGTTTACAGGAATAACCACTTTTACAAAAATGGTGCTGGTGTTGCGGTCATGTATTCAAGAAACATAGGTATGGAGGGGAATATATTTGAAAGGAATGAGGGTCTTGCGAATTACGGGCTTCTGCTGAAGGACATAACTGACAGTAAGCTCTACAAAAACAAGTTTATGAACAACACACACGGTGCCTACCTTGAAGGTTGTAACAGAACCACCTTTGAGGAAAACCTTTTTGAAAACAACGGATGGGCAGTCAGGATATACGCCAACAGTGAGGATAACCTATTTAGAAGAAACTCGTTCATAGGCAACGCCTTTGATGTATCCACCAACACCCTTTCCTACTTCAGGAATACCTTTGAGGGTAATTACTACGACAGGTATGAAGGCTATGACTTGGACAGGGATGGATATGGCGACCTGCCTTACAGACCTGTATCCTTCATAGCCTTTCTTTTTGAAAAGTATCCCCTGACCCTCATACTGTATGAGAGCTTTCTTGCGCGTCTTCTGGATGCTATGGAAAAGCTCATACCTTTGCTTAATCCAGAGGCACTTGTAGATAAAAAACCCCTCATGGTGAAGCCGTGATAAAACTTGAGGGTATATATAAGTCCTTTGGAAAAAGGGTTTTCTTTGACAACTTGAACCTTGAATTTGAGGCTGGCAAGACAACCGCCCTGCTTGGACCAAACGGTTCAGGAAAAACTACCCTTGTAAAAACCATACTTGGACTGGTCATACCTGAGAGGGGAAGAATCACCTTTGATGGTAAAGAGGTAGGGAGCGATGGCTTTTATAAAAGGCTGATAGGCTACATGCCACAAGTTCCAGAATTTCCAGAAAACCTCACACCAAAGGAGATTGTGGCTATGGTGGAGGACCTGAGAGAAGAAAAGGCAAAAAGGCTTGAAGAAATGCTTCAGCTTCTAAGGCTAGAGGGGGAAATGAACAAAAGGTTTGTAAACCTCTCCGGAGGCACAAAGCAGAAGGTTGGTGCTCTCGTAGCTTTAGCCTTTGACCCACCCATACTCGTTCTGGATGAACCTCTTGTGGGGCTTGATCCCATAACCGCCTTCAGGCTAAAAAAATTCATACTTGAGGAAAAGCAAAAGGGTAAAACCATACTTTACATATCCCACATAATGTCAGAGGTTGAAGAGCTCGCAGACCATGTAGTTTTCATCACGGAGGGCAAAATAATCTTTCAGGGCAGTCTTGAAGAATTGAAAAGCTCCACTGGAAAAGATAGAGTTGAGGAGGCCGTGCTTTGTTTGCTAAGTTGATAAAGTATGAGCTTTATGACCTTTTCAAGAGTAAATGGATTGTAGGCCTATTCCTCTTTTACTTACTCGTGACCTATGTTCTGCTTGAGCTGGGAAGAGACTTTAAAAAGGCACTAATAAGCCACAACAACCTTTCTCTCATCACCCTTACCCTTTTTTCCCTGCTTCTATCTACTAACTACCTTTATAACAACAAAAACTTTATAGAATTTGTGCTTACACAACCCGTAAAAAGAAGCTCCTTATTTGTCTCCCTCGCGGTAAGCCTTAGTATAGCGATTGCAATAGGCTTCTCTCTTGGCTCATTTCTGCCCTTCTACTATCACTTTGGAATTGTGCCCCTCTACATAAAAACCATAACCTTTAATCTTTTGCTTATACCCCTCTTTGTGCTATCTGGACTGCTGATCGCTATCCTTATAGAAGATAAACTCAAAGGACTTGGACTTGTGCTCCTCCTTTGGCTTTTTTCCTCCACCCTTTATGATGGCATAATACTTTACCTTATTCTTATTTTCTCCGATTACCCAGTTGAGAAAGTTCTTCTTTTCCTAACACTTGCAAACCCCATTGACCTTATAAGACTCGTAGCCCTCATGGAGACAGGTCTTTATGAAGTTATGGGTTTTGCGGGAAAATGGGTTGCAAAGTATCTCAGAGAACTTTGGTTTCTGCCCGCCCTTCTTTCACTTTTTTACACCTTCATACTGCTATTGCTTGGTCTTTATACCTTCAGAAAAAAAGACTTTTAGGAGGTATGCCATGTGGTTTTTTCTCCTGATATTATTGGTTTTCTCCTGTGGAGAGCCTGCAGTTCAAAGAGAAGTAAAGAAAAAGGAGCCTGAAGCAACAAAAGTTAAAGAGCTCTTTAGGTCAAAAGGCTGTACAGACTGTCACGACAGAAGAGTTCCTCTTGTAGGTCCTCCTTTTCTGGAAATAGCCAGAAGATACAGAGGACAGAAGGATGCGGAAGATGTTCTTCTGAAAAGCCTGAAGGAAGGTTCCTGCAGAAAATGGAAGGCAAGGTGGGAATGCATGCCTCCTCAGAGGCTTGAAGAGGCTGAGGCAAGGGCAATGGTAAGATGGATACTCAACCTCACCTCAGAGAAAGAAAGCTTCCAGTAGCCTCATCGTAGGTTATGAGAAGGCTTTCTCCCGGCTTTTCAGGGGTTATGAATTCAAATTCCTTTACTTTTTCCTTGTGAGCGGTCTCCTCAAGCCTCAATGTCAGTTTTTGATTCCCCGCTTTTAAAAAAAGCT from Aquificaceae bacterium encodes the following:
- a CDS encoding nitrous oxide reductase family maturation protein NosD produces the protein MLGFVFSVIVVCSECEFKDLQSAINSARDWDRIVVKSGTYKGPVTVDRRVELIGEREPVLDGEGKHQVLTIRADDVRVEGFVIKNSGMSYSEDIAGLKVINSRNCVIKNNRFLNNFFALYLERVSGCLVEGNNIVGFAKTEGSSGNGIHAWSSEGLIIRKNFIKGHRDGIYFEFVKDSLIEGNRSEYNLRYGLHFMFSNDDVYRNNHFYKNGAGVAVMYSRNIGMEGNIFERNEGLANYGLLLKDITDSKLYKNKFMNNTHGAYLEGCNRTTFEENLFENNGWAVRIYANSEDNLFRRNSFIGNAFDVSTNTLSYFRNTFEGNYYDRYEGYDLDRDGYGDLPYRPVSFIAFLFEKYPLTLILYESFLARLLDAMEKLIPLLNPEALVDKKPLMVKP
- a CDS encoding ABC transporter ATP-binding protein, which codes for MIKLEGIYKSFGKRVFFDNLNLEFEAGKTTALLGPNGSGKTTLVKTILGLVIPERGRITFDGKEVGSDGFYKRLIGYMPQVPEFPENLTPKEIVAMVEDLREEKAKRLEEMLQLLRLEGEMNKRFVNLSGGTKQKVGALVALAFDPPILVLDEPLVGLDPITAFRLKKFILEEKQKGKTILYISHIMSEVEELADHVVFITEGKIIFQGSLEELKSSTGKDRVEEAVLCLLS
- a CDS encoding NosY protein produces the protein MFAKLIKYELYDLFKSKWIVGLFLFYLLVTYVLLELGRDFKKALISHNNLSLITLTLFSLLLSTNYLYNNKNFIEFVLTQPVKRSSLFVSLAVSLSIAIAIGFSLGSFLPFYYHFGIVPLYIKTITFNLLLIPLFVLSGLLIAILIEDKLKGLGLVLLLWLFSSTLYDGIILYLILIFSDYPVEKVLLFLTLANPIDLIRLVALMETGLYEVMGFAGKWVAKYLRELWFLPALLSLFYTFILLLLGLYTFRKKDF
- a CDS encoding c-type cytochrome, whose product is MWFFLLILLVFSCGEPAVQREVKKKEPEATKVKELFRSKGCTDCHDRRVPLVGPPFLEIARRYRGQKDAEDVLLKSLKEGSCRKWKARWECMPPQRLEEAEARAMVRWILNLTSEKESFQ